One part of the Streptomyces sp. NBC_00286 genome encodes these proteins:
- a CDS encoding ATP-binding protein: MASVTPPSPLRADAADAGSRFGLGATDAAAERRFRFELAAHPGSAAQARRLTRARLSGWAVCEDICDMAELVVSELVTNAVVHTASRQVMCELHDGDDRVRIAVRDEGCATGEPHPSPQRPEEEHGRGLLLVAAVCTAWGAQDSGPGLLVWADLPRSANNGAEPRSDLGWSARSRPAPAGSSRTGTALTGADGPATGH; the protein is encoded by the coding sequence GTGGCAAGCGTGACTCCGCCTTCGCCGTTAAGAGCAGACGCCGCAGACGCCGGGAGCCGGTTTGGTCTCGGCGCCACCGATGCGGCTGCCGAGCGCCGGTTTCGTTTCGAACTGGCAGCGCATCCGGGTTCCGCCGCACAGGCCAGGCGCCTTACCCGCGCCCGGCTTTCGGGGTGGGCCGTCTGTGAAGACATCTGCGACATGGCGGAGCTGGTCGTCTCCGAGCTGGTCACCAACGCGGTCGTGCACACGGCGAGCCGCCAGGTGATGTGCGAACTGCACGACGGCGACGACCGGGTGCGAATAGCCGTACGCGACGAGGGGTGTGCGACGGGTGAGCCCCACCCTTCGCCACAGCGCCCCGAGGAGGAGCACGGGAGGGGATTGCTTCTCGTCGCTGCGGTGTGCACGGCCTGGGGCGCCCAGGATTCCGGACCCGGACTGCTGGTCTGGGCGGACCTGCCGCGCTCGGCGAACAACGGCGCCGAGCCGCGGTCGGACCTGGGCTGGAGTGCGAGGAGCCGGCCGGCCCCAGCCGGCTCCTCGCGAACCGGCACCGCCTTGACCGGGGCGGACGGGCCCGCGACAGGGCACTGA
- a CDS encoding helix-turn-helix domain-containing protein: MSEPRSAPTVGQVVLGRRLLDLRERAGLKREEAARILRVTAATVRRMEMAEVALKIPYLQLLLKAYGVSEEEADAFVTLAEEANKPGWWQRFHDILPGWFSMYVSLEGAAGLIRSYEPHFVPGLMQTEEYAYGVMESGAIGQTKPEDIERHVALRMQRQELLRREDAPRLWVIMDETAVRRPVGGPAVMRAQIDKLLEVTKLPNVTLQIAPFSSGPHAGTYGPFVLFRFAVPELPDMVYSEYLTGAVYLDARSEVATHLEVMDRMAAQAATAHRTNEILLDLRKEL; this comes from the coding sequence GTGAGTGAGCCACGGTCCGCGCCGACGGTCGGTCAGGTCGTCCTCGGACGGCGCCTGCTGGACCTGCGGGAGCGCGCGGGGCTCAAGCGCGAGGAGGCGGCGCGCATACTGCGCGTCACGGCCGCCACCGTCCGCCGCATGGAGATGGCCGAGGTCGCCCTCAAGATCCCGTATCTCCAGCTCCTGTTGAAGGCGTACGGCGTCTCCGAGGAAGAGGCCGACGCGTTCGTCACCCTCGCCGAGGAGGCCAACAAGCCAGGCTGGTGGCAGCGGTTCCACGACATCCTGCCGGGCTGGTTCTCCATGTACGTCAGCCTGGAGGGCGCGGCCGGCCTCATCCGCAGCTACGAACCCCACTTCGTGCCCGGACTGATGCAGACCGAGGAGTACGCCTATGGCGTCATGGAATCCGGCGCCATCGGCCAGACGAAACCGGAGGACATAGAGCGTCATGTGGCGCTGCGCATGCAGCGCCAGGAGCTGCTCAGGCGTGAGGACGCGCCACGGCTCTGGGTCATCATGGACGAGACGGCCGTGCGCCGGCCCGTCGGCGGCCCCGCCGTGATGCGCGCCCAGATCGACAAGCTGCTCGAGGTCACGAAACTGCCGAACGTGACGCTGCAGATCGCCCCGTTCTCCTCGGGGCCGCACGCGGGCACGTACGGGCCCTTCGTGCTCTTCCGATTTGCCGTGCCCGAACTGCCGGACATGGTCTACAGCGAGTACCTGACCGGCGCCGTCTACCTGGACGCGCGTTCCGAAGTGGCAACCCACCTCGAGGTCATGGACCGCATGGCGGCGCAGGCCGCCACAGCACATCGCACGAACGAGATCCTCCTGGATCTCCGCAAGGAGCTGTGA
- a CDS encoding DUF397 domain-containing protein has product MNRIKARVHNGRIYNGMPARELGSEGWHKPWSGGNGGNCLEAMKLADGRIAVRQSADPDGPALIYTPGEMTAFIQGAKAGEADFLLS; this is encoded by the coding sequence ATGAATCGCATCAAGGCCCGGGTCCACAACGGGCGGATCTACAACGGCATGCCCGCACGCGAGCTGGGCAGCGAAGGCTGGCACAAGCCCTGGAGCGGCGGCAACGGCGGCAACTGCCTGGAAGCGATGAAGCTCGCCGACGGCCGCATCGCGGTCCGCCAGTCCGCGGACCCGGACGGCCCCGCTCTCATCTACACCCCCGGCGAGATGACGGCGTTCATCCAGGGCGCGAAGGCGGGGGAGGCGGACTTCCTGCTGTCCTGA
- the pdxR gene encoding MocR-like pyridoxine biosynthesis transcription factor PdxR translates to MADSWVNSAERIGADLHLELELSGTGGRRAILIRALREAVRSGRLAPGTRLPPYRSLAADLGVARNTVADAYAELVAEGWLTARQGSGTRVADRAEPLRHATRVPKKALPRARGPRHDLRQGTPDVSAFPRTAWLTSYRRALQQAPSEAFGPGDPAGRRELREALTEYLARARGVRTEPGRIVICSGFAHALRLLFSGSGGGVLQGPLAVEAYGLPFHRELLAAAGVRTLPLPLDEDGAQVKELGKERAVLLTPAHQFPTGGPLHPARRAAVIDWARARGGVILEDDYDGEFRYDRKPVGAVQGLDPERVIHIGSVSKSLSPALRLGWMVLPERYVDAVLEAKGEREAWASVLDQLALADFIVSGSYDRHVRRMRQRYRTRRDRLVVALAAHAPHITVTGIAAGLHAVLRLPPGSEQAAVRAAHWQGLALDGLAEFRHPEAPISAPEGPDGLVVGYATPPEHAYGAALDALCAALPPG, encoded by the coding sequence ATGGCAGATTCGTGGGTCAATTCGGCGGAGCGCATCGGCGCCGACCTGCATCTGGAACTGGAGCTGTCGGGTACGGGCGGCCGTCGCGCCATCCTCATCCGCGCCTTGCGGGAGGCTGTACGGAGCGGCCGTCTCGCTCCCGGCACCCGCCTCCCCCCGTACCGCTCGTTGGCCGCCGATCTCGGCGTCGCCCGCAACACGGTCGCCGACGCGTACGCCGAACTCGTCGCCGAGGGCTGGCTGACCGCGCGCCAGGGCTCGGGCACGCGGGTCGCCGACCGGGCCGAACCCTTGCGACACGCCACGCGCGTCCCCAAAAAGGCACTCCCACGCGCGCGCGGACCGCGACACGACCTGCGGCAGGGCACCCCGGACGTGTCGGCGTTCCCGCGTACGGCCTGGCTCACCTCGTACCGGCGCGCCCTGCAACAGGCGCCCAGCGAGGCGTTCGGGCCCGGAGACCCTGCCGGCCGTCGCGAGCTAAGGGAAGCGCTCACGGAGTACCTGGCACGCGCGCGGGGCGTACGCACCGAGCCGGGCCGGATCGTGATCTGCTCCGGCTTCGCCCACGCGCTACGGCTCCTCTTCAGTGGCTCCGGAGGCGGGGTGCTCCAGGGCCCGCTGGCCGTAGAGGCGTACGGGCTGCCCTTCCACCGCGAATTGCTGGCAGCGGCAGGTGTACGGACACTCCCGCTGCCCCTCGACGAAGACGGCGCCCAGGTCAAGGAGTTGGGCAAGGAGCGGGCCGTGCTGCTCACACCGGCGCACCAGTTCCCGACGGGCGGTCCGCTGCATCCCGCGCGCCGCGCAGCCGTGATCGACTGGGCACGCGCGCGTGGAGGGGTGATTCTGGAGGACGACTACGACGGAGAGTTCCGCTACGACCGCAAGCCTGTGGGCGCCGTTCAGGGTCTGGACCCGGAGCGGGTCATCCACATCGGCTCGGTCAGCAAGAGCCTGTCGCCCGCGCTGCGGCTGGGCTGGATGGTCCTTCCGGAGCGGTACGTCGATGCCGTACTGGAGGCGAAGGGCGAGCGTGAGGCATGGGCGAGCGTTCTCGACCAGCTGGCGCTCGCGGACTTCATCGTCTCCGGATCGTACGACCGTCATGTGCGGCGCATGCGGCAGCGGTACCGGACGCGACGGGACCGTCTCGTCGTCGCGCTGGCCGCGCACGCGCCACACATCACGGTCACCGGGATCGCGGCCGGGCTGCATGCGGTGCTACGGCTGCCGCCCGGAAGCGAGCAGGCCGCCGTCAGGGCCGCCCATTGGCAGGGGCTGGCCTTGGATGGGCTCGCTGAATTCCGGCACCCGGAGGCGCCGATCTCCGCGCCGGAGGGACCAGATGGGCTTGTCGTCGGCTATGCAACGCCTCCGGAGCACGCGTACGGGGCCGCACTCGACGCACTGTGCGCGGCGTTGCCGCCCGGGTAG
- a CDS encoding carboxymuconolactone decarboxylase family protein, protein MVMTTNTTATKTATDLVNAANTVSATKAVSQAAVAENVRLDFAKSARKAFRALIGFDAAAREGLDPALVELIQIRASHLNHCAYCLHMHTNDARKAGESEDRLHMVAVWREARHFFTEREQAALALTEAVTLVADRGVPDDVYARAADQFEEHELAQVLALIFAINTWNRIALATGKVAGTDER, encoded by the coding sequence ATGGTCATGACGACGAACACGACAGCCACGAAGACCGCGACGGACCTGGTGAACGCGGCGAACACGGTGAGCGCAACGAAGGCGGTGAGCCAGGCCGCGGTAGCCGAAAACGTTCGCCTCGACTTCGCGAAGTCCGCCCGAAAGGCTTTCCGAGCCCTCATCGGCTTCGACGCCGCCGCCCGTGAAGGGCTCGACCCGGCCCTCGTCGAGCTGATCCAGATCCGCGCCTCGCACCTCAACCACTGCGCATACTGCCTCCACATGCACACCAACGACGCGCGCAAGGCGGGCGAGAGCGAGGACCGGCTGCACATGGTCGCGGTGTGGCGTGAGGCCCGCCACTTCTTCACGGAGCGGGAACAGGCGGCGCTCGCGCTGACCGAGGCGGTGACGCTGGTGGCCGACCGCGGCGTCCCGGACGACGTTTACGCGCGGGCCGCCGACCAGTTCGAGGAGCACGAACTGGCGCAGGTCCTGGCGTTGATCTTCGCGATCAACACCTGGAACCGGATCGCGCTGGCGACGGGGAAAGTGGCGGGCACGGACGAGCGCTGA
- a CDS encoding glutamate synthase subunit beta, translating to MADPKGFLNASREDWPRRPVEERVRDWDEVYVPGALLPIIRTQADRCMDCGIPFCHEACPLGNLIPDWNDLVSRDDWRAASDRLHATNNFPEFTGRLCPAPCEAGCVLAINQPAVTIKNVEVAIADRAWEEGFAPPRPPDRLSGRTVAVIGSGPAGLAAAQQLTRAGHTVAVYERDDRLGGLMRYGIPEFKMEKRQLERRLEQMRAEGTKFRTSTAVGRDIDAAGLRSRYDAVVLAVGATAWRELPVPGRELDGIHQAMEYLPLANRVREGDMEVSPLSAAGKHVVIVGGGDTGADCLGTAIREGAASVTQLDIYTQPGTERDEDVEPWPTYPKIYRLSAAHEEARELRTAPSADADARLFAASTLRFTGDANGHVRALHLVEVDAERRPVPGTGRRLPADLVLLALGFSGPDRSDGLVDQLGLDLDPRGTITRDADFATNVPGVYAAGDAARGQSLIVWAIAEGRAVAAAVDRQLTGSSRLPAPIGPYDRPMTV from the coding sequence ATGGCCGATCCCAAGGGTTTCCTCAACGCCTCCCGCGAGGACTGGCCGCGCCGCCCCGTCGAGGAGCGGGTCCGTGACTGGGACGAGGTGTACGTCCCGGGCGCGCTGCTGCCCATCATCCGCACGCAGGCGGACCGCTGTATGGACTGCGGCATCCCCTTCTGTCACGAGGCCTGTCCGCTGGGCAATCTGATCCCCGACTGGAACGACCTGGTGTCGCGCGACGACTGGCGAGCGGCGAGCGATCGCCTGCATGCCACGAACAACTTCCCCGAGTTCACCGGCCGGTTGTGCCCAGCGCCCTGTGAGGCGGGCTGCGTGCTGGCGATCAACCAGCCCGCGGTCACCATCAAGAACGTCGAGGTCGCGATCGCCGACCGGGCCTGGGAGGAGGGCTTCGCGCCGCCGCGACCGCCGGACCGGCTTTCGGGACGTACGGTCGCGGTGATCGGCTCGGGTCCTGCCGGCCTTGCCGCGGCACAGCAGTTGACGCGGGCCGGGCACACCGTCGCCGTGTATGAGCGGGACGACCGGCTCGGCGGGCTGATGCGGTACGGGATACCCGAGTTCAAGATGGAGAAGCGGCAACTGGAGCGGCGGCTCGAGCAGATGCGGGCGGAGGGAACGAAGTTCCGTACGTCGACGGCCGTCGGCCGGGACATCGATGCCGCCGGGCTACGGTCCCGTTACGACGCCGTCGTGCTCGCCGTGGGTGCCACGGCCTGGCGTGAACTGCCCGTGCCGGGGCGCGAGTTGGACGGCATACACCAGGCGATGGAGTATCTGCCGTTGGCCAACCGGGTGCGCGAGGGGGACATGGAGGTCTCCCCGCTGTCCGCGGCCGGCAAGCATGTCGTGATCGTCGGCGGCGGTGACACGGGGGCCGACTGCCTGGGCACGGCGATACGCGAGGGCGCCGCGTCCGTGACCCAGCTCGACATCTATACGCAGCCGGGCACGGAACGCGACGAGGACGTCGAGCCCTGGCCGACGTACCCGAAGATCTACCGGCTGTCGGCCGCGCATGAGGAGGCCCGCGAGCTGCGGACGGCGCCCTCGGCGGACGCCGACGCCCGGCTCTTCGCGGCGTCCACGCTCCGCTTCACCGGCGATGCGAACGGGCATGTACGCGCGCTGCACCTGGTCGAGGTCGACGCCGAGCGCCGGCCCGTTCCCGGCACTGGACGCCGGCTCCCCGCCGACCTCGTCCTGCTCGCCCTCGGCTTCTCGGGCCCCGACCGCTCCGACGGCCTCGTAGACCAGCTCGGCCTCGACCTCGACCCCCGCGGCACCATCACCCGCGACGCAGACTTCGCAACCAACGTCCCCGGCGTGTACGCCGCCGGCGACGCCGCACGCGGCCAGTCCCTGATCGTGTGGGCCATCGCGGAGGGCCGAGCGGTAGCGGCAGCGGTCGACCGCCAACTGACGGGAAGCTCACGACTTCCGGCGCCGATAGGCCCGTACGACCGCCCGATGACGGTGTGA
- a CDS encoding anthrone oxygenase family protein translates to MIDGPYFVLTVLGVLGTGLVAGVFCAFSTFVMRGLAALPPAQGVAAMKSINVTALTPAFMAVFAGSAVLCAVLAVVTFVLWPDEGTVELLLGSALYLFGSFGVTMVANVPRNEKLATMDPGTREAAAYWRSYVSEWTTWNHVRMIASAGAAISYVLALA, encoded by the coding sequence ATGATCGATGGACCGTACTTCGTGCTGACGGTGCTGGGTGTGCTCGGTACGGGGCTGGTGGCCGGGGTCTTCTGCGCGTTCTCGACGTTCGTGATGAGAGGGCTTGCCGCGCTGCCGCCGGCGCAGGGCGTGGCGGCGATGAAGTCGATCAATGTGACGGCGTTGACGCCGGCCTTCATGGCGGTGTTCGCCGGGTCGGCGGTGCTGTGCGCGGTGCTCGCGGTGGTCACGTTCGTGCTGTGGCCCGACGAGGGCACGGTGGAGTTGCTGCTCGGCAGCGCGCTGTATCTGTTCGGCAGCTTCGGCGTCACGATGGTCGCGAACGTCCCGCGCAACGAGAAGCTGGCCACGATGGACCCCGGCACGCGGGAGGCCGCCGCGTACTGGCGCTCGTACGTGAGCGAGTGGACGACGTGGAACCACGTCCGCATGATCGCGTCTGCCGGCGCGGCGATCTCGTACGTACTGGCGCTCGCCTGA